In a genomic window of Gossypium arboreum isolate Shixiya-1 chromosome 7, ASM2569848v2, whole genome shotgun sequence:
- the LOC108485970 gene encoding probable magnesium transporter NIPA7 isoform X2 → MGYGGYAYLVEPLWWLGMVTMIVGEVANFVAYAFAPAILVTPLGALSIIVSAILAHFMLKEKLHQLGVLGCIMCISGSVIIVIHAPQESPITSVQEIWAMATQPAFLLYLGSVIVLVVLLILYFAPRCGHTNVLVFTGICSLMGSLSVMSVKALGTALKLTFEGKNQLVYLETWFFMFIVATCVIIQMNYLNKALDTFNTAVVSPIYYVMFTSLTIIASVIMFKDWDGQNTGSIISELCGFIAVLCGTILLNSAKDSDRGSSFRGEHAPLSPTLSTGLFSGNRETLKHDEENELLPDDICLRKQEPY, encoded by the exons ATGG GTTATGGTGGATATGCATATCTTGTGGAGCCTTTATGGTGGTTGGGCATGGTCACAA TGATTGTTGGAGAGGTTGCAAACTTTGTTGCTTATGCATTTGCTCCAGCAATTCTTGTTACTCCTCTTGGTGCATTAAGCATTATTGTAAG TGCTATCTTGGCTCACTTCATGTTGAAGGAGAAGTTACATCAGCTAGGGGTTTTAGGTTGCATTATGTGTATCTCAGGTTCAGTCATAATAGTTATCCACGCACCACAAGAGAGCCCTATCACTTCTGTTCAGGAGATATGGGCTATGGCTACACAACCAG CATTTTTACTCTATCTGGGCTCAGTTATTGTATTGGTCGTCCTTTTGATCTTATATTTTGCACCAAGATGTGGGCATACAAATGTGTTGGTTTTCACAGGCATTTGTTCATTAATGGGATCTCTCTCG GTGATGAGTGTCAAAGCCCTTGGAACCGCACTCAAACTAACCTTTGAGGGAAAGAACCAACTAGTCTACCTGGAGACATGGTTCTTTATGTTCATTGTCGCTACATGTGTCATTATACAAATGAATTATCTCAACAAG GCCCTTGATACGTTCAACACTGCAGTTGTGTCCCCTATTTATTATGTCATGTTCACATCGCTTACAATCATTGCCAGTGTCATTATGTTCAAG GATTGGGACGGTCAAAACACAGGAAGCATCATATCTGAACTATGTGGCTTCATTGCTGTGCTTTGTGGTACCATTCTGTTAAACTCAGCCAAAGACTCTGATAGAGGTTCTTCCTTCAGAG GTGAGCATGCACCTCTATCCCCTACATTGTCTACCGGACTCTTCAGTGGTAACCGTGAAACTCTGAAACATGATGAAGAAAATGAGCTATTGCCTGATGATATTTGTTTGAGGAAGCAAGAACCGTACTAA
- the LOC108485959 gene encoding dehydrogenase/reductase SDR family member FEY-like isoform X2, giving the protein MAKRKQGLGWIEWLRGWMYVIYEMLFQRITASHLHNPLELPPLSDLTCIVTGSTSGIGREIARQLAEAGAHIVMAVRNPKAAHELINQWSASWHGLPLNIEVMQLDLLSLDSVVTFANAWNARLAPLHVLINNAGIFSIGEPQKFSKDGFEEHMQVNHLAPALLSILLLPSLIRGSPSRIINVNSVMHYVGFVDTEDMNAVSGKRKYSSLLGYTSSKLAQVMFSSVLHKRLPVEAGVNVVCVSPGIVHTNVARDLPRIVQAAYHLIPYFIFSAQEGFASAGRVVRDHNGRWILGYNHYLRECSVLKAELWGI; this is encoded by the exons ATGGCGAAGAGGAAGCAAGGGTTGGGTTGGATCGAATGGTTGAGAGGATGGATGTACGTGATCTACGAGATGCTTTTCCAGAGAATAACGGCGAGTCACCTGCACAACCCATTAGAGTTGCCGCCCTTGAGCGACCTCACCTGCATCGTAACTGGCTCCACAAGCGGCATCGGGAGGGAAATTGCTAGGCAATTGGCTGAAGCTGGGGCACATATTGTAATGGCTGTCAGGAATCCTAAGGCAGCTCATGAGTTGATTAATCAATGGTCTGCCTCTTGGCATGGGCTCCCTTTGAACATTGAGGTCATGCAACTTGATCTTCTATCCTTGGATTCTGTAGTCACTTTTGCTAATGCCTGGAATGCTCGTCTCGCACCATTACATGTTCTTATTAATAATGCCGGAATTTTTTCAATCGGAG AACCCCAGAAGTTTTCAAAGGATGGGTTTGAGGAACATATGCAAGTCAATCATCTGGCTCCTGCACTGCTCTCAATATTGCTTTTGCCATCCCTTATTAGAGGATCTCCAAGTCGAATCATTAATGTCAATTCTGTT ATGCATTATGTTGGCTTCGTTGATACAGAAGACATGAATGCTGTTTCTGGGAAAAGAAAATACTCAAGCCTGTTGGGATATACTAGCAGCAAGCTAGCACAG GTCATGTTTAGCAGTGTCCTCCACAAACGGCTACCTGTTGAAGCTGGTGTTAACGTTGTGTGTGTATCACCTGGAATTGTGCACACAAATGTT GCTCGGGATCTTCCCAGAATTGTTCAAGCTGCATATCATTTAATACCCTATTTTATCTTCAGTGCTCAAGAGG GTTTTGCTTCGGCAGGGAGAGTGGTGCGTGATCATAATGGAAGGTGGATCCTTGGATATAATCATTATTTGAGGGAGTGTTCAGTGTTAAAAGCTGAACTGTGGGGGATTTAG
- the LOC108485970 gene encoding probable magnesium transporter NIPA7 isoform X1: MGMSQDNLRGFILALLSSVFIGASFIIKKKGLRRAAAVSGVRAGYGGYAYLVEPLWWLGMVTMIVGEVANFVAYAFAPAILVTPLGALSIIVSAILAHFMLKEKLHQLGVLGCIMCISGSVIIVIHAPQESPITSVQEIWAMATQPAFLLYLGSVIVLVVLLILYFAPRCGHTNVLVFTGICSLMGSLSVMSVKALGTALKLTFEGKNQLVYLETWFFMFIVATCVIIQMNYLNKALDTFNTAVVSPIYYVMFTSLTIIASVIMFKDWDGQNTGSIISELCGFIAVLCGTILLNSAKDSDRGSSFRGEHAPLSPTLSTGLFSGNRETLKHDEENELLPDDICLRKQEPY, translated from the exons ATGGGTATGTCTCAAGACAATCTAAGAGGGTTTATTTTGGCATTGTTGTCCAGTGTGTTTATTGGAGCAAGTTTTATCATTAAAAAGAAAGGTCTTAGAAGAGCTGCTGCTGTTTCTGGTGTTAGAGCTG GTTATGGTGGATATGCATATCTTGTGGAGCCTTTATGGTGGTTGGGCATGGTCACAA TGATTGTTGGAGAGGTTGCAAACTTTGTTGCTTATGCATTTGCTCCAGCAATTCTTGTTACTCCTCTTGGTGCATTAAGCATTATTGTAAG TGCTATCTTGGCTCACTTCATGTTGAAGGAGAAGTTACATCAGCTAGGGGTTTTAGGTTGCATTATGTGTATCTCAGGTTCAGTCATAATAGTTATCCACGCACCACAAGAGAGCCCTATCACTTCTGTTCAGGAGATATGGGCTATGGCTACACAACCAG CATTTTTACTCTATCTGGGCTCAGTTATTGTATTGGTCGTCCTTTTGATCTTATATTTTGCACCAAGATGTGGGCATACAAATGTGTTGGTTTTCACAGGCATTTGTTCATTAATGGGATCTCTCTCG GTGATGAGTGTCAAAGCCCTTGGAACCGCACTCAAACTAACCTTTGAGGGAAAGAACCAACTAGTCTACCTGGAGACATGGTTCTTTATGTTCATTGTCGCTACATGTGTCATTATACAAATGAATTATCTCAACAAG GCCCTTGATACGTTCAACACTGCAGTTGTGTCCCCTATTTATTATGTCATGTTCACATCGCTTACAATCATTGCCAGTGTCATTATGTTCAAG GATTGGGACGGTCAAAACACAGGAAGCATCATATCTGAACTATGTGGCTTCATTGCTGTGCTTTGTGGTACCATTCTGTTAAACTCAGCCAAAGACTCTGATAGAGGTTCTTCCTTCAGAG GTGAGCATGCACCTCTATCCCCTACATTGTCTACCGGACTCTTCAGTGGTAACCGTGAAACTCTGAAACATGATGAAGAAAATGAGCTATTGCCTGATGATATTTGTTTGAGGAAGCAAGAACCGTACTAA
- the LOC108485970 gene encoding probable magnesium transporter NIPA3 isoform X3 has translation MVTMIVGEVANFVAYAFAPAILVTPLGALSIIVSAILAHFMLKEKLHQLGVLGCIMCISGSVIIVIHAPQESPITSVQEIWAMATQPAFLLYLGSVIVLVVLLILYFAPRCGHTNVLVFTGICSLMGSLSVMSVKALGTALKLTFEGKNQLVYLETWFFMFIVATCVIIQMNYLNKALDTFNTAVVSPIYYVMFTSLTIIASVIMFKDWDGQNTGSIISELCGFIAVLCGTILLNSAKDSDRGSSFRGEHAPLSPTLSTGLFSGNRETLKHDEENELLPDDICLRKQEPY, from the exons ATGGTCACAA TGATTGTTGGAGAGGTTGCAAACTTTGTTGCTTATGCATTTGCTCCAGCAATTCTTGTTACTCCTCTTGGTGCATTAAGCATTATTGTAAG TGCTATCTTGGCTCACTTCATGTTGAAGGAGAAGTTACATCAGCTAGGGGTTTTAGGTTGCATTATGTGTATCTCAGGTTCAGTCATAATAGTTATCCACGCACCACAAGAGAGCCCTATCACTTCTGTTCAGGAGATATGGGCTATGGCTACACAACCAG CATTTTTACTCTATCTGGGCTCAGTTATTGTATTGGTCGTCCTTTTGATCTTATATTTTGCACCAAGATGTGGGCATACAAATGTGTTGGTTTTCACAGGCATTTGTTCATTAATGGGATCTCTCTCG GTGATGAGTGTCAAAGCCCTTGGAACCGCACTCAAACTAACCTTTGAGGGAAAGAACCAACTAGTCTACCTGGAGACATGGTTCTTTATGTTCATTGTCGCTACATGTGTCATTATACAAATGAATTATCTCAACAAG GCCCTTGATACGTTCAACACTGCAGTTGTGTCCCCTATTTATTATGTCATGTTCACATCGCTTACAATCATTGCCAGTGTCATTATGTTCAAG GATTGGGACGGTCAAAACACAGGAAGCATCATATCTGAACTATGTGGCTTCATTGCTGTGCTTTGTGGTACCATTCTGTTAAACTCAGCCAAAGACTCTGATAGAGGTTCTTCCTTCAGAG GTGAGCATGCACCTCTATCCCCTACATTGTCTACCGGACTCTTCAGTGGTAACCGTGAAACTCTGAAACATGATGAAGAAAATGAGCTATTGCCTGATGATATTTGTTTGAGGAAGCAAGAACCGTACTAA
- the LOC108485959 gene encoding dehydrogenase/reductase SDR family member FEY-like isoform X1 — protein sequence MAKRKQGLGWIEWLRGWMYVIYEMLFQRITASHLHNPLELPPLSDLTCIVTGSTSGIGREIARQLAEAGAHIVMAVRNPKAAHELINQWSASWHGLPLNIEVMQLDLLSLDSVVTFANAWNARLAPLHVLINNAGIFSIGEPQKFSKDGFEEHMQVNHLAPALLSILLLPSLIRGSPSRIINVNSVMHYVGFVDTEDMNAVSGKRKYSSLLGYTSSKLAQVMFSSVLHKRLPVEAGVNVVCVSPGIVHTNVARDLPRIVQAAYHLIPYFIFSAQEGSRSALFSATDPQIPEYCELLKADEWPVCAFISQDCRPTNPSEEAHSVETSFEVWEKTLEMIGLPSDAVERLIEGKEVKCRYGTQND from the exons ATGGCGAAGAGGAAGCAAGGGTTGGGTTGGATCGAATGGTTGAGAGGATGGATGTACGTGATCTACGAGATGCTTTTCCAGAGAATAACGGCGAGTCACCTGCACAACCCATTAGAGTTGCCGCCCTTGAGCGACCTCACCTGCATCGTAACTGGCTCCACAAGCGGCATCGGGAGGGAAATTGCTAGGCAATTGGCTGAAGCTGGGGCACATATTGTAATGGCTGTCAGGAATCCTAAGGCAGCTCATGAGTTGATTAATCAATGGTCTGCCTCTTGGCATGGGCTCCCTTTGAACATTGAGGTCATGCAACTTGATCTTCTATCCTTGGATTCTGTAGTCACTTTTGCTAATGCCTGGAATGCTCGTCTCGCACCATTACATGTTCTTATTAATAATGCCGGAATTTTTTCAATCGGAG AACCCCAGAAGTTTTCAAAGGATGGGTTTGAGGAACATATGCAAGTCAATCATCTGGCTCCTGCACTGCTCTCAATATTGCTTTTGCCATCCCTTATTAGAGGATCTCCAAGTCGAATCATTAATGTCAATTCTGTT ATGCATTATGTTGGCTTCGTTGATACAGAAGACATGAATGCTGTTTCTGGGAAAAGAAAATACTCAAGCCTGTTGGGATATACTAGCAGCAAGCTAGCACAG GTCATGTTTAGCAGTGTCCTCCACAAACGGCTACCTGTTGAAGCTGGTGTTAACGTTGTGTGTGTATCACCTGGAATTGTGCACACAAATGTT GCTCGGGATCTTCCCAGAATTGTTCAAGCTGCATATCATTTAATACCCTATTTTATCTTCAGTGCTCAAGAGG GTTCTAGGAGTGCCCTTTTCTCGGCTACAGATCCCCAGATTCCAGAGTACTGTGAGTTGCTGAAAGCCGATGAGTGGCCCGTTTGTGCATTCATTTCCCAAGACTGTCGTCCTACAAATCCTTCTGAAGAAGCACACAGTGTCGAGACTTCATTCGAAGTGTGGGAGAAGACATTGGAGATGATTGGCCTTCCTTCAGATGCTGTGGAAAGACTCATCGAAGGTAAGGAAGTCAAATGTCGATACGGCACTCAAAATGACTAA